A genomic stretch from Sulfurovum riftiae includes:
- the xseA gene encoding exodeoxyribonuclease VII large subunit: MSLDLMSVSSLNTKIKSLLEATFMHILVEGEVASVTYHSSGHLYFSIKDDKSAIKCVMWRSSVSRMKFRIEKGMHIVVEGSVSVYTPRGEYQFQTVRIEPYGKGALALAFEQLKERLKAKGYFDAQRKKPIPRQIERIALVTAKESAALYDMLKIIEKRWPLVEVIIVDTLVQGDTAASQIANALRYADSLGVDVVVVGRGGGSAEDLWCFNEELVADAIHAMRTPVVSAVGHEVDVLISDYVADLRAPTPSAAMEMILPDRHEILYTLSEYEERFKRAIESRLTQAVRELKHMEEMFHRTSPLRRLEESKMEFKRLEEEFKRLISYKMERFEAALPDVRETFRQTLYFTLQQKEQHLDYLLKKFQMSDPRSQCRRGWAQVSQEGKPVALHAIEADETFILEDAETKIEAVCINKQTLLSDKI; this comes from the coding sequence ATGTCACTTGATCTGATGTCCGTCTCTTCTTTGAATACCAAGATAAAATCCCTCCTTGAAGCCACCTTTATGCATATCCTTGTCGAAGGGGAGGTGGCCTCTGTTACCTATCACAGTTCCGGTCATCTCTATTTTTCCATCAAAGACGATAAAAGTGCCATCAAGTGTGTTATGTGGCGTTCTTCGGTCAGCAGAATGAAGTTCCGGATCGAAAAAGGGATGCATATCGTTGTGGAGGGATCGGTCTCTGTCTATACACCGCGGGGTGAGTACCAGTTCCAGACGGTACGCATAGAACCCTATGGAAAAGGTGCCCTGGCACTGGCATTCGAACAGCTTAAAGAGCGTCTCAAAGCCAAAGGCTATTTCGATGCACAAAGAAAAAAACCTATACCCAGACAGATAGAGCGTATTGCACTGGTCACGGCCAAAGAGAGTGCAGCATTGTACGATATGCTCAAGATCATAGAGAAGCGCTGGCCACTTGTAGAAGTCATCATCGTCGATACACTGGTACAGGGAGATACTGCAGCAAGCCAGATCGCCAATGCGCTGCGTTATGCGGACAGTTTGGGGGTAGATGTCGTGGTGGTCGGACGAGGCGGGGGGAGTGCCGAAGATCTTTGGTGTTTCAATGAAGAGCTTGTAGCAGACGCGATCCATGCCATGCGAACACCTGTGGTCAGTGCAGTCGGACATGAAGTCGATGTGCTGATCAGTGATTATGTGGCGGACCTTCGCGCGCCGACACCCAGCGCCGCGATGGAGATGATCCTTCCTGACCGACACGAGATCCTCTATACGCTTTCGGAATATGAGGAACGTTTTAAACGGGCTATCGAATCCAGATTGACACAAGCGGTACGTGAGCTGAAGCATATGGAAGAGATGTTCCATCGTACCTCACCCTTGCGAAGACTCGAAGAGTCAAAGATGGAATTCAAGCGTTTGGAAGAGGAGTTCAAACGCTTGATCTCCTATAAAATGGAACGCTTTGAAGCTGCTTTGCCAGATGTGAGAGAGACTTTCAGGCAAACGCTCTATTTTACCCTGCAGCAAAAAGAACAGCACCTTGACTATCTTCTAAAAAAATTTCAGATGAGTGATCCGCGTTCACAATGTCGCAGAGGGTGGGCCCAGGTATCACAAGAGGGGAAACCTGTAGCACTCCATGCGATAGAAGCGGATGAGACCTTCATACTCGAAGATGCGGAAACAAAGATCGAAGCGGTCTGTATCAACAAACAGACACTGCTTTCAGATAAGATATAA
- the ubiE gene encoding bifunctional demethylmenaquinone methyltransferase/2-methoxy-6-polyprenyl-1,4-benzoquinol methylase UbiE: MGIEKLTDKEKKQEKIVNMFDDIASTYDRANRVLSMGIDIQWRKKGCDKAFEILGQKELGQVTDVATGTGDLLIYWKEQALKNGVEIDKYVGIDPSVGMLEVARTKVDFAEFIEGKAQELPIEDTSTDVISISYGIRNVVDRVEALQEFYRALKPGGIVVILEFTKQDRSGVVDKIVDFGMKNVLPRVGGFISKNYEAYKYLPDSIEEFLTTEMLSRELEEAGFEMKYTKSFSMGISTLLVAQKK, encoded by the coding sequence TTGGGGATTGAAAAACTGACAGACAAAGAGAAAAAACAGGAGAAGATCGTCAATATGTTCGATGATATCGCATCGACGTATGACAGGGCCAACAGGGTACTGAGTATGGGGATCGATATCCAGTGGCGAAAAAAAGGGTGTGACAAGGCCTTTGAGATCCTGGGGCAAAAAGAGCTTGGCCAGGTTACCGATGTGGCAACGGGTACAGGAGACCTGCTTATCTACTGGAAAGAACAGGCGCTGAAAAACGGTGTCGAAATAGATAAATATGTAGGTATCGATCCCTCTGTAGGTATGCTGGAAGTGGCACGGACAAAAGTGGATTTTGCAGAGTTCATCGAGGGAAAAGCACAGGAGCTTCCCATAGAAGATACTTCTACGGATGTCATCTCGATCTCCTACGGTATCCGTAATGTCGTTGACCGTGTCGAAGCATTGCAGGAGTTCTATCGTGCATTGAAACCGGGCGGTATCGTGGTGATCCTTGAATTCACCAAGCAGGACAGAAGCGGTGTCGTGGACAAGATAGTGGATTTTGGAATGAAGAATGTCCTGCCCAGAGTAGGCGGGTTCATTTCGAAGAACTATGAAGCATACAAATATCTGCCCGATTCCATTGAAGAGTTCCTTACTACTGAAATGTTGAGCAGAGAGCTTGAAGAAGCAGGTTTTGAAATGAAGTATACGAAATCCTTCTCTATGGGGATCAGTACACTTTTGGTAGCACAGAAAAAATAA
- the ribD gene encoding bifunctional diaminohydroxyphosphoribosylaminopyrimidine deaminase/5-amino-6-(5-phosphoribosylamino)uracil reductase RibD, whose protein sequence is MLTDQFYMQLALDKAWEYQLLTYPNPAVGATVTLNGRILSVEAHRKAGTSHAEVLALLKAYETLLKTEIDFDRFDAHKAHAFLLALPKDFFAECSIYVTLEPCSHTGKTPSCASLLSALELKEVIVGIEDPIESHSGGLERLKNTRSGILKEKCQALIKPFMIWQKKAFVLFKLAQSTNGRIGGGYLSSKASLTHVHQLRGVCDSLLIGANTVRVDRPTLDCRFTNGQAPDVKIYARRDDLDREIPLFSVVERSVEVISNLDFLKEPSFILVEGGEGMLKALQSRIDWMLIYQTPKLSTNNLTYNIDMNLQFLHQGKKDVDLMIWSRQVGD, encoded by the coding sequence ATGCTTACAGATCAATTCTACATGCAACTCGCACTTGACAAAGCCTGGGAATACCAGCTTCTTACCTATCCAAATCCGGCTGTTGGTGCAACGGTTACTTTAAACGGAAGAATCCTCTCTGTCGAAGCACATCGGAAAGCGGGAACATCCCATGCTGAAGTACTGGCACTCCTTAAAGCCTATGAAACCCTCTTAAAAACAGAAATTGATTTTGACCGTTTTGATGCCCACAAAGCACATGCTTTTCTTTTGGCACTTCCCAAAGATTTTTTTGCTGAATGCAGTATCTATGTGACGCTCGAACCCTGTTCCCATACAGGGAAAACACCCTCCTGTGCCTCACTTCTGTCCGCCCTGGAATTGAAAGAGGTTATCGTGGGAATTGAAGATCCCATAGAGAGTCACAGCGGCGGCCTGGAGCGACTCAAAAACACGAGATCGGGTATTTTGAAAGAGAAGTGCCAGGCACTGATAAAACCTTTTATGATCTGGCAGAAGAAGGCTTTTGTACTTTTTAAACTTGCACAGAGCACCAACGGCCGTATCGGCGGAGGGTATCTCAGTTCCAAGGCCTCATTGACACATGTACATCAGCTCAGGGGAGTATGTGATAGCTTGCTGATCGGTGCCAATACGGTCAGGGTTGACAGGCCGACCCTGGATTGCCGCTTCACCAACGGACAGGCACCTGATGTGAAGATCTATGCACGAAGAGACGATCTGGACAGAGAAATCCCTCTTTTTTCGGTAGTAGAGCGCAGTGTCGAAGTCATTTCGAACCTTGATTTTCTGAAAGAACCCTCTTTCATCCTTGTGGAAGGTGGAGAGGGAATGCTGAAGGCGTTGCAAAGCAGGATCGACTGGATGCTGATCTACCAGACGCCTAAGCTCTCTACCAACAATTTAACCTATAATATCGATATGAATTTACAGTTTCTGCATCAGGGAAAAAAAGATGTGGATCTGATGATATGGAGTAGACAAGTTGGGGATTGA
- the rimP gene encoding ribosome maturation factor RimP, whose amino-acid sequence MNLEEQIAKIIEANGAALYDIETTTEFDETIYRVLITKTGGVNLDLCATISNELSPFLDVHPPMSGQYRLEVSSPGIERKLSKPVHFKNAIGEKVKVKLMGGDKLKGLLKDADDKGITVETKQGEENFAYGDLGTVKTYFDW is encoded by the coding sequence ATGAATCTTGAAGAGCAGATCGCAAAGATCATAGAGGCGAACGGTGCGGCACTTTATGACATCGAAACGACAACGGAATTCGACGAGACCATCTATCGTGTACTCATTACCAAAACAGGTGGGGTAAACCTGGACCTTTGTGCGACTATCTCCAATGAACTTTCTCCTTTCCTGGATGTGCATCCTCCGATGAGCGGGCAGTATCGTCTAGAAGTCTCTTCTCCGGGTATCGAAAGAAAACTGAGCAAACCGGTACATTTCAAAAATGCCATCGGAGAAAAGGTCAAGGTCAAGCTCATGGGTGGAGACAAACTTAAAGGTCTGCTCAAAGATGCAGACGACAAAGGTATCACGGTAGAGACCAAGCAGGGTGAAGAGAACTTTGCCTATGGAGATCTCGGTACGGTCAAGACCTATTTTGACTGGTGA
- the rbfA gene encoding 30S ribosome-binding factor RbfA, producing MTQEEIKRHRVESVLKEIIPEALATLDDTRINSLLVTDVVCSKGRSDAKVYLDKSFLSPQEQGEALRQLRTVAGYIQNHCKQSEGWFKAPRFTFEFDEQLEKVSRMEELFKQISRNKEGEEEKEGTDES from the coding sequence ATGACACAAGAAGAGATCAAACGACACAGGGTTGAGTCTGTACTCAAAGAGATCATTCCCGAAGCACTGGCCACACTGGACGATACACGTATCAACTCACTTCTGGTAACGGATGTGGTGTGCTCCAAAGGGCGTTCGGATGCGAAGGTCTATCTGGACAAATCCTTTCTTTCTCCCCAAGAGCAGGGCGAAGCGCTAAGACAGCTCCGTACGGTAGCAGGATATATTCAGAATCACTGCAAGCAGAGCGAAGGGTGGTTCAAAGCACCGAGATTCACATTTGAATTTGACGAGCAGCTGGAAAAAGTGAGCCGTATGGAAGAGCTGTTCAAGCAGATAAGCAGAAACAAAGAGGGCGAAGAAGAGAAGGAGGGTACAGATGAATCTTGA
- the infB gene encoding translation initiation factor IF-2, translated as MDKVKIQEIAEEAGLSNGELIEKAKELGFNVKAANSTISLDDAGVLVDYAISGTLPKGFKKPGEKPKLKVVKKKAAEEAPEQSAKTEVATEAAPAEEAVIEEVEATEEVKAEVVAETVASEPESASVEEKVEETPAPEPVAVKEPKQRRGISMVSKKAEPEAASTSEEAKPQRRVLSRTGIKIVRKAKPAPVRAATRISMGSSMPTPPSKKKVKKGPAEARETGKKIDIFNHDSMSGDIDSGFGEEEVVLLDFSDKNIYEDMMRQEQKRREEAKKREAANGGPAKGRQPFRPQHRRSLKRGGKRKKYTKEENSEVVTSVEIPENVRVYEFAEKVNRSVGEVVKVLFALGMMVTKNDFLSKDEIEILAEEFEVEVTTMNPLDELDYVQVYDAEEDTHLEERPPVITIMGHVDHGKTSLLDRIRSAKVADKEAGGITQHVGAYQVEKNGKKITFVDTPGHEAFTEMRARGAQATDIVIIVVAADDGVMPQTKEAIAHTKAAGVPMIIAVNKMDKEGANPDNVKSQLAEIDVMATDWGGEYEFVPVSAHTGMGIDELLETILLQAEVMELKADPTRKAKAVVVESSLEKGFGPVANVIIKNGTLHVGDNVIVGTTYGRIKAIKLDDGSSVKEIGPSTPAAIVGLNDVPGAGEALVAMDTDKEVRELAEKRAEYERAKQLSKSTKASLDDLSALIAEGQLKSLPVIIKADVQGSLEAIKGSLEKLRNEEVKVNIIHEGVGGVTESDVTLADASEHAVILGFNVRPTGAVKKKAKELGVEIHTYTIIYDLLDDVKALLGGMMSPVIKEEITGQAEVRETFVVGKVGTIAGCKVSDGVITRNSKARLIRDGVVVYESTISSLKRFNEDAREVKNGYECGIMLENFNDIKEGDVIETFKDVEEQVTL; from the coding sequence ATGGATAAAGTTAAAATCCAAGAAATAGCAGAAGAAGCGGGATTGTCGAACGGCGAACTGATAGAGAAAGCCAAAGAGCTGGGTTTCAATGTCAAAGCAGCCAACAGCACCATAAGCCTGGATGATGCAGGTGTTCTCGTAGACTATGCTATAAGCGGGACGCTGCCTAAAGGTTTCAAGAAACCGGGTGAGAAACCGAAGCTTAAAGTGGTGAAGAAAAAAGCCGCTGAAGAAGCACCTGAGCAAAGTGCTAAAACAGAAGTAGCTACGGAAGCTGCTCCTGCAGAAGAGGCGGTAATTGAAGAAGTGGAAGCAACTGAAGAGGTGAAAGCTGAAGTGGTAGCAGAGACGGTAGCATCTGAACCTGAATCTGCTTCGGTCGAAGAAAAAGTGGAGGAGACACCTGCTCCTGAACCTGTGGCAGTGAAAGAGCCGAAGCAGCGCCGGGGTATCTCAATGGTCAGCAAAAAAGCCGAGCCGGAAGCCGCGAGTACATCGGAAGAAGCGAAACCGCAGCGCAGGGTACTTTCCCGTACCGGTATCAAGATCGTCAGAAAAGCAAAACCTGCACCGGTCAGAGCAGCTACAAGGATCTCCATGGGAAGTAGTATGCCTACACCTCCTAGTAAGAAGAAGGTCAAAAAAGGACCTGCTGAAGCAAGAGAGACCGGCAAGAAGATCGATATTTTCAACCACGACAGCATGAGCGGTGACATCGACAGCGGATTTGGCGAAGAGGAAGTGGTACTGCTTGACTTCTCCGACAAGAATATCTATGAAGATATGATGCGTCAGGAGCAGAAGCGTAGAGAAGAAGCCAAAAAGAGAGAAGCGGCAAACGGCGGTCCAGCCAAAGGCAGACAGCCGTTCCGTCCTCAGCATAGACGTTCATTGAAACGTGGCGGCAAGCGTAAGAAGTATACCAAAGAAGAGAACAGCGAGGTTGTAACATCAGTGGAAATCCCGGAAAATGTAAGAGTCTATGAGTTCGCCGAAAAGGTGAACCGCTCTGTAGGCGAAGTGGTCAAAGTACTCTTTGCCCTCGGAATGATGGTAACGAAGAATGACTTCCTTTCCAAAGACGAGATCGAGATCCTTGCTGAAGAGTTCGAAGTGGAAGTCACTACGATGAACCCGCTTGATGAGCTTGACTATGTACAGGTCTATGATGCCGAGGAAGATACACATCTCGAAGAGAGACCACCGGTCATTACGATCATGGGTCACGTCGACCACGGTAAGACCTCCCTTCTTGACAGGATCCGTTCTGCCAAAGTGGCGGACAAGGAAGCGGGCGGTATTACGCAGCATGTGGGTGCCTATCAGGTAGAGAAGAACGGCAAGAAGATCACATTCGTGGATACTCCGGGTCACGAAGCCTTTACAGAGATGCGTGCACGTGGTGCCCAGGCGACCGATATCGTTATCATCGTTGTAGCGGCAGATGACGGTGTAATGCCTCAGACGAAAGAGGCGATTGCACATACCAAGGCAGCAGGTGTCCCTATGATCATCGCGGTGAACAAGATGGATAAAGAGGGTGCCAACCCTGACAACGTGAAGTCCCAGTTGGCTGAGATCGATGTTATGGCAACGGACTGGGGCGGAGAGTACGAATTCGTACCGGTCTCAGCACATACGGGAATGGGGATAGACGAACTGCTTGAGACGATCCTCCTTCAGGCAGAAGTAATGGAGCTTAAAGCAGATCCGACCAGAAAAGCAAAAGCGGTCGTTGTCGAAAGTTCACTTGAAAAAGGATTCGGCCCTGTTGCCAATGTCATTATCAAGAACGGAACACTCCATGTCGGTGACAATGTGATCGTTGGTACGACCTATGGGCGTATCAAGGCGATCAAACTCGATGACGGATCTTCGGTCAAAGAGATCGGCCCAAGTACGCCGGCAGCGATCGTGGGGCTCAACGATGTACCGGGAGCAGGAGAAGCACTCGTTGCCATGGATACGGACAAAGAGGTACGTGAACTGGCTGAAAAGAGAGCGGAGTATGAGAGAGCCAAACAGCTCTCCAAGAGTACGAAAGCCTCTCTCGATGATCTTTCTGCACTTATTGCAGAAGGTCAGCTCAAGTCACTTCCTGTCATTATCAAAGCAGACGTACAGGGATCGCTTGAAGCGATCAAAGGCAGTCTTGAGAAACTCAGGAATGAGGAAGTCAAGGTCAATATCATCCATGAAGGTGTGGGTGGCGTAACAGAGAGTGACGTGACATTGGCAGATGCCAGTGAACATGCGGTGATCCTCGGCTTCAACGTTCGTCCTACCGGAGCGGTGAAGAAGAAAGCCAAAGAGTTGGGTGTTGAGATCCATACCTATACGATCATCTATGACCTTCTTGACGATGTCAAAGCACTGCTTGGCGGTATGATGAGCCCGGTCATCAAAGAGGAGATCACAGGACAGGCAGAGGTCAGAGAGACTTTCGTTGTCGGTAAAGTCGGAACCATTGCGGGATGTAAAGTTTCTGACGGTGTGATCACAAGAAACTCCAAAGCAAGACTCATCCGTGACGGTGTAGTCGTTTATGAAAGCACTATCTCTTCACTCAAGCGTTTCAACGAAGATGCAAGAGAGGTCAAGAACGGGTACGAGTGTGGTATCATGCTTGAGAACTTCAACGATATCAAAGAGGGCGATGTGATCGAGACCTTCAAGGATGTTGAAGAACAGGTGACATTGTAA
- a CDS encoding DUF448 domain-containing protein, whose amino-acid sequence MKKSQPIRMCISCRSRHPQKSLIRLKQDGKEIVAFDGTGRSFYLCQVCVRDEKKLKGLAKRFKQDAEQLARLLGTLV is encoded by the coding sequence ATGAAAAAATCACAGCCCATTCGAATGTGCATCAGCTGCCGCAGTAGACATCCTCAAAAAAGTTTGATCAGATTAAAGCAAGACGGGAAAGAGATAGTCGCATTCGATGGTACTGGCAGAAGTTTTTACCTCTGTCAGGTATGTGTGAGAGATGAAAAAAAGCTCAAAGGTCTTGCCAAACGTTTCAAACAGGATGCGGAACAGTTGGCAAGACTTTTGGGAACACTGGTATAA
- the thrB gene encoding homoserine kinase, with the protein MFISVPATSANLGPGFDTLGLAVDLRNEIIIKPSKFLSLSTHGEGADNPKIKKNSLFLSIFNENYKRLSGRMDNFRFEFTNRIPISRGLGSSSAVIVAALSGAYGMAGVKYNKREILNQALRYEHHPDNITPAVMGGFNVACVEGDRVYSKKRRMPDYLRAVVVVPNRTISTARSRTVLPKMYRKEETVYSLSRAAYMTALFMSESWDLLRIASKDKLHQARRMKMMPELFDVQKTALKHGALMSTLSGSGSTFFNLAYEKDAEKIAQSLRDRFPQFRVFVLALDNNGVTTRN; encoded by the coding sequence ATGTTTATAAGTGTACCGGCAACCAGCGCAAACTTGGGACCGGGGTTCGATACCCTGGGACTCGCAGTCGATCTTCGCAACGAGATCATCATAAAACCTTCAAAATTCCTAAGTCTTTCTACCCATGGCGAGGGTGCCGACAACCCCAAGATCAAGAAGAATTCGCTTTTTCTGAGTATTTTCAACGAGAACTATAAACGATTGAGCGGGAGAATGGACAATTTCAGATTCGAATTCACCAACCGCATCCCCATCTCCCGCGGTTTGGGAAGTTCTTCTGCCGTGATCGTTGCCGCATTGAGCGGTGCCTACGGTATGGCCGGAGTGAAATACAACAAAAGAGAGATCCTCAACCAGGCACTGCGTTACGAGCACCACCCTGACAACATTACCCCTGCGGTGATGGGCGGTTTCAATGTCGCCTGTGTGGAAGGTGACAGGGTCTACAGCAAAAAACGCCGTATGCCCGACTATCTGCGTGCCGTGGTCGTGGTACCCAACAGGACGATCTCCACAGCCCGTTCGCGTACGGTGCTTCCCAAGATGTACCGCAAGGAGGAGACGGTTTATTCGCTTTCCCGGGCAGCGTATATGACAGCACTTTTCATGAGTGAATCCTGGGACCTGCTCCGTATCGCTTCCAAAGACAAACTGCACCAGGCAAGGCGCATGAAGATGATGCCCGAACTGTTCGATGTGCAGAAAACGGCGCTTAAACATGGTGCACTGATGAGTACACTGTCGGGTTCCGGGTCTACTTTTTTCAATCTGGCATATGAGAAAGATGCAGAGAAGATCGCTCAGAGTCTGCGAGACAGATTCCCTCAGTTCAGGGTTTTTGTACTGGCTTTGGACAATAATGGTGTAACTACCAGAAACTAA
- the lpxC gene encoding UDP-3-O-acyl-N-acetylglucosamine deacetylase — translation MQQRTIKKAVEVVGIGLHKGEPIRLRLEPLSADAGIVFYREDLALSIPLSPNSVIDTRMATVIGSEKGFISTIEHFLSAVYAYGIDNMRVIVDGNEMPIMDGSSISFCLLLDEAGIKELDVPKKIIRVKKAVEIKEGDKFVRLLPSDKATFDFRIKFDHPVIGEQSERFEFSTHNFIEEIARARTFGFAKDIQYLQSQNLALGATLQNAIGLDDHKVLNPEGLRFDNEFARHKVLDAMGDMMVCGHNILAKYESFAGSHNLNYRLTSKLLSDSRNYEFVAVEELQSRTFAKSFA, via the coding sequence ATGCAGCAACGAACCATTAAAAAAGCTGTTGAAGTTGTGGGGATTGGTCTGCATAAAGGTGAACCGATCAGATTAAGACTTGAACCACTCTCTGCAGATGCGGGGATTGTTTTCTACCGTGAAGACCTTGCTTTGAGCATACCACTCTCTCCCAATTCCGTCATCGATACCCGTATGGCAACGGTTATCGGTAGTGAAAAAGGTTTTATCTCCACGATCGAGCATTTCCTTTCGGCAGTCTATGCCTATGGTATAGACAATATGCGTGTCATAGTGGATGGTAACGAAATGCCTATTATGGATGGCTCCTCGATCTCTTTCTGCCTTTTGCTTGATGAAGCAGGTATCAAAGAGCTGGATGTCCCCAAAAAGATCATTCGTGTCAAAAAAGCGGTGGAGATCAAAGAGGGTGACAAGTTTGTCCGCCTTCTGCCTTCCGACAAAGCGACATTCGATTTCCGTATCAAGTTCGACCACCCTGTGATCGGAGAGCAGAGTGAACGTTTCGAATTCAGTACACATAATTTCATCGAGGAGATCGCCAGAGCGAGGACTTTCGGTTTTGCCAAAGATATCCAGTATCTTCAGAGCCAGAACCTTGCACTTGGCGCAACGTTGCAGAATGCCATAGGGCTTGATGACCATAAAGTGCTCAATCCGGAAGGGCTTCGTTTCGACAATGAATTTGCCAGACACAAGGTCCTTGACGCCATGGGTGATATGATGGTCTGCGGCCACAATATACTGGCAAAGTATGAATCGTTCGCCGGCAGTCACAACCTGAACTACAGATTGACCTCAAAGTTGCTCTCCGACAGCAGGAACTATGAGTTCGTCGCGGTTGAAGAGCTACAAAGCAGGACCTTTGCAAAATCCTTCGCATAG
- a CDS encoding M23 family metallopeptidase encodes MAKKSSGNLANKIFSVILLVGIAAGAWYVYTAPEFERVKPKITSEKSIFWNRKDPLKIKVSDNVALNSYEIKLSDGTKNVIIDQGFFDEGTKEKVLKVKYPKGKVLDPKAKDYKVTVTVGDKSMWNMMEGNTATKTIDVTVDYKRPNVNILSNSRMINQGGAALVVFQAEDENMDELYILANKNRFKAQPYKKEGYYAALIAWPFTDDSFDAKIVATDLAKNRKEVHIPYYHGNPKYKTSKIKATDKFINGKITDLASSDPEYADITDKLEKLKAINETMRLKNEALIHKMSKHVSDEILDSWKIKKFYPLRNAKKVASFGDHRYYYYGSKDNIVSESYHVGYDLASNSMADIKASNPGKVVFADENGIYGNMPLIDHGLGLYTLYGHCSQLLVNEGDEVHIGQTIAKTGMTGLALGDHLHFGILVQGIEVRPAEWFDQSWIKKFIDKPFKQADDIISPPPVKERKKK; translated from the coding sequence ATGGCAAAAAAAAGTAGCGGAAATCTTGCGAACAAGATCTTCTCCGTAATTCTACTTGTAGGTATAGCTGCAGGAGCATGGTATGTCTATACTGCACCGGAGTTTGAAAGAGTAAAACCAAAGATCACAAGTGAAAAGAGTATCTTTTGGAACCGAAAAGACCCTCTGAAGATAAAAGTCTCCGACAATGTCGCTTTGAACTCTTACGAGATCAAACTTTCAGATGGAACGAAAAATGTGATCATCGATCAGGGATTCTTCGATGAGGGGACCAAAGAAAAGGTATTGAAAGTAAAATACCCAAAAGGGAAGGTGCTTGATCCCAAAGCCAAAGACTATAAGGTAACGGTCACAGTAGGCGACAAGAGTATGTGGAATATGATGGAGGGGAACACGGCAACAAAGACCATTGACGTTACAGTCGATTATAAAAGGCCCAATGTCAATATCCTTTCCAACTCCCGTATGATCAATCAGGGCGGTGCTGCGCTGGTGGTATTCCAGGCAGAGGATGAGAATATGGATGAACTCTATATTCTTGCCAACAAGAACAGGTTCAAAGCACAGCCTTACAAGAAAGAGGGCTATTATGCTGCCTTGATCGCCTGGCCGTTCACAGATGACAGTTTTGATGCGAAGATCGTAGCAACGGACCTTGCCAAAAACAGAAAGGAAGTACATATTCCCTACTATCACGGTAACCCGAAATATAAAACTTCGAAGATAAAAGCGACCGATAAATTCATTAACGGAAAGATCACCGACCTGGCTTCCAGTGATCCCGAGTATGCCGATATCACCGACAAACTCGAAAAACTCAAAGCGATCAACGAGACCATGCGTTTGAAAAATGAAGCACTCATCCATAAAATGAGCAAACATGTCTCTGATGAGATACTTGACAGTTGGAAGATCAAAAAATTCTATCCGCTTAGAAATGCGAAGAAAGTAGCAAGTTTCGGTGACCATCGCTACTACTACTATGGAAGTAAAGACAATATCGTGTCGGAATCCTACCATGTAGGGTATGACCTTGCAAGCAACAGCATGGCGGATATCAAGGCATCCAATCCGGGAAAAGTGGTTTTTGCCGACGAGAACGGTATTTATGGCAATATGCCTCTGATCGACCATGGACTCGGACTTTATACACTCTATGGGCACTGTTCCCAATTGCTGGTCAATGAGGGGGATGAGGTCCATATCGGGCAGACGATCGCCAAGACAGGAATGACAGGACTCGCTTTGGGTGATCACCTGCATTTTGGTATTTTGGTACAGGGGATTGAAGTCAGACCTGCTGAGTGGTTTGATCAGTCATGGATCAAGAAGTTCATTGATAAGCCGTTCAAGCAGGCTGATGATATTATCTCTCCGCCGCCGGTTAAAGAGCGTAAAAAGAAATAG